The Arthrobacter russicus genome has a segment encoding these proteins:
- the ribD gene encoding bifunctional diaminohydroxyphosphoribosylaminopyrimidine deaminase/5-amino-6-(5-phosphoribosylamino)uracil reductase RibD codes for MTYEAAMRLALEQAVKGVRGANPLVGAVLLDSSGGLLGVGHHEGAGTPHAEAAALAGLPPERIRGGTMVVSLEPCGHVGRMPACSQSLIEAGIATVVYAVADPAPLARGGAAQLRAAGVTVVEGVSAGPAAELNRRWFAAVQAQRPYTSVHIAQTLDGRIAAADGSSQWISSPESLVANHALRARVDAMLVGTGTVIADDPRLTARRPDGSLAAKQPRRVVLGLREVPEQAALRGDGNWVQIRSHDPEAAGRILKAEGVDHLMVEGGAKVTAAFLRADLVDELIVSIAPTVLGAGTSSIGDLGIETLGAARHFAWDPAAAVRRDGDDLTLSLIPQPLPTTFMKEN; via the coding sequence ATGACCTACGAAGCGGCCATGCGCTTGGCGCTGGAACAAGCAGTCAAAGGCGTCCGGGGTGCGAATCCGCTGGTCGGTGCGGTGCTGCTGGATTCGAGCGGCGGGCTGCTCGGCGTCGGGCACCATGAAGGCGCCGGGACGCCGCACGCGGAAGCCGCCGCCTTGGCCGGGTTGCCGCCGGAGCGGATCCGCGGGGGAACCATGGTGGTCAGTTTGGAACCGTGCGGGCACGTCGGCCGGATGCCGGCCTGCAGTCAGAGCCTGATCGAGGCCGGGATCGCCACCGTGGTCTACGCGGTGGCAGATCCGGCTCCGTTGGCGCGCGGCGGAGCGGCGCAGCTCCGGGCGGCCGGCGTCACCGTGGTCGAGGGGGTTTCGGCCGGGCCGGCCGCAGAACTGAACCGCCGGTGGTTCGCCGCAGTCCAAGCGCAGCGCCCCTACACCAGTGTGCACATCGCGCAGACTCTGGACGGCCGGATCGCGGCGGCCGACGGAAGCAGCCAATGGATCTCCAGCCCGGAGTCGCTCGTCGCCAATCACGCCCTGCGGGCCCGGGTCGACGCGATGCTGGTGGGCACCGGCACGGTGATCGCGGACGATCCCCGGCTGACCGCCCGGCGTCCGGACGGTTCGCTCGCCGCGAAGCAGCCCCGGCGGGTGGTGCTGGGCCTCCGCGAGGTCCCGGAGCAAGCGGCATTGCGCGGCGACGGCAATTGGGTCCAGATCCGCAGCCACGATCCGGAAGCGGCCGGGCGGATCTTGAAAGCCGAAGGCGTCGACCATTTGATGGTCGAAGGCGGGGCGAAGGTCACCGCGGCGTTCCTGCGCGCCGACCTGGTGGACGAATTGATCGTGTCGATCGCACCGACCGTGCTGGGTGCCGGGACTTCTTCGATCGGCGACCTCGGCATCGAAACGCTCGGTGCCGCGCGGCACTTCGCGTGGGATCCGGCGGCAGCGGTTCGCCGCGACGGCGATGATCTCACCTTGAGCCTGATCCCGCAGCCGTTACCTACGACCTTCATGAAGGAGAACTGA
- a CDS encoding riboflavin synthase, protein MFTGIIAGRGSVKSIVQDPDGSARLQLDAGGLAESLASGGSIAVDGICLTAVAVDAGTLRIDVMGETLSRSTLGERQAGDLVNLERCVAAGERFDGHVVQGHVDGVGTLLRREDLAAWQRLRFSLPQQLARYLAEKGSIAIDGVSLTVTAVSPVAEAEPWFEVGLIPITLEQTGLGTKALGAGVNLEVDVLAKYTERLLDFRTEAAG, encoded by the coding sequence ATGTTCACAGGAATCATTGCCGGGCGGGGCTCGGTGAAAAGCATTGTCCAGGATCCCGACGGCAGTGCCAGATTGCAGCTGGACGCCGGCGGGTTGGCCGAATCGCTCGCTTCGGGCGGCTCGATCGCGGTGGACGGAATCTGCCTCACCGCGGTCGCTGTCGACGCCGGAACGCTGCGGATCGATGTGATGGGCGAGACGCTCTCGCGCAGCACACTGGGCGAACGGCAGGCCGGCGATCTGGTCAATCTCGAACGTTGCGTCGCGGCGGGGGAACGCTTCGACGGGCACGTGGTGCAGGGCCATGTGGACGGCGTCGGGACCTTGTTGCGCCGCGAGGACTTGGCTGCTTGGCAGCGGCTCCGATTCTCCCTGCCGCAGCAGTTGGCGCGCTATCTGGCGGAAAAGGGTTCGATTGCGATCGACGGGGTTTCACTCACGGTCACCGCGGTGAGCCCGGTCGCGGAGGCGGAGCCCTGGTTCGAGGTGGGTCTGATCCCGATCACGCTGGAACAGACCGGACTGGGCACGAAAGCGCTCGGCGCGGGGGTGAACCTGGAGGTCGATGTGCTGGCGAAATACACCGAACGGCTGCTGGACTTCCGGACGGAGGCGGCGGGATGA
- the ribB gene encoding 3,4-dihydroxy-2-butanone-4-phosphate synthase, whose protein sequence is MSILDPIERAVAAIAAGRAVVVVDDEDRENEGDIVFAAEHSSPELMGWTIRHSSGVICIPMSAERAEQLGLPPMVELNQDAKGTAYTVSCDAAGVLSTGISATDRSITAKTLADPGGTARKLTRPGHIFPLRAVAGGVRQRPGHTEAAVELSALAGCTPVGVISEVVRDDGEMMRRDELRRFADTYGCPMVSIADLADYLDLKDQESVGHLDTAEVAR, encoded by the coding sequence ATGAGCATCTTGGATCCGATCGAGCGCGCGGTCGCAGCCATCGCTGCGGGTCGGGCGGTCGTCGTCGTCGATGACGAAGACCGGGAGAACGAAGGGGACATCGTGTTCGCCGCGGAACACAGCAGCCCGGAGCTGATGGGCTGGACGATCCGGCATTCCTCGGGAGTGATTTGCATCCCGATGTCCGCGGAGCGGGCCGAGCAGCTCGGCTTGCCGCCGATGGTGGAATTGAACCAGGACGCCAAGGGCACGGCGTACACGGTCAGTTGCGATGCCGCCGGGGTGCTCAGCACCGGAATCAGCGCTACAGATCGCTCAATCACCGCGAAGACCTTGGCCGATCCGGGAGGAACGGCCAGAAAACTGACCAGGCCGGGGCATATTTTCCCGCTCCGGGCAGTTGCAGGAGGTGTCAGGCAGCGTCCTGGGCACACTGAAGCCGCGGTCGAGTTGTCGGCGCTGGCCGGCTGCACGCCGGTCGGTGTGATCAGCGAAGTGGTCCGGGACGACGGTGAGATGATGCGGCGTGACGAATTGCGTCGATTCGCCGATACGTACGGTTGCCCGATGGTGTCGATCGCCGATTTGGCGGATTATCTTGACTTGAAAGACCAAGAATCCGTCGGACATTTGGATACAGCGGAGGTAGCAAGATGA
- the ribA gene encoding GTP cyclohydrolase II — protein MSEPTNPSDPEVVLTGGPVVQLPTVHGTFQAQAWHEEATGIEHMSVTVPVAEGSLPLVRVHSECLTGDVFGSYRCDCGEQLDYALRQVQEHGGAVVYLRGQEGRGIGLSNKLRAYALQEAGADTVEANEQLGLPVDARSYGAASAILRQLGFEQIRLLSNNPVKAERLRALGIDVVQTEPAEVPSRAENLRYLQTKRDKMNHQLTLADSAQQHRNGRPA, from the coding sequence ATGAGTGAGCCAACGAACCCCAGTGATCCCGAGGTCGTGTTGACCGGCGGTCCGGTGGTGCAATTGCCGACGGTGCACGGCACATTCCAAGCGCAGGCTTGGCATGAGGAGGCCACCGGGATCGAGCACATGTCGGTGACGGTTCCGGTCGCCGAGGGTTCGCTGCCCCTGGTCCGGGTGCATTCGGAGTGCCTGACCGGAGACGTCTTCGGCTCCTACCGCTGCGATTGCGGGGAGCAGTTGGATTATGCGCTCCGGCAAGTGCAGGAACACGGCGGAGCGGTGGTCTACCTGCGGGGTCAGGAAGGCCGCGGGATCGGGCTGTCCAACAAACTCCGGGCCTATGCTTTGCAGGAGGCGGGAGCGGACACGGTGGAAGCCAACGAACAGCTCGGTTTGCCGGTCGACGCCCGCTCTTACGGCGCAGCGTCGGCGATCCTGCGCCAGCTCGGGTTCGAACAGATCCGGCTGCTCTCCAACAATCCGGTCAAGGCGGAGCGGCTCCGGGCGCTCGGCATCGACGTGGTGCAGACCGAGCCCGCCGAGGTTCCGTCCAGGGCGGAGAACCTGCGCTACCTGCAAACGAAGCGAGACAAGATGAACCACCAGCTGACGTTGGCCGATTCGGCCCAGCAGCACCGGAACGGACGTCCGGCATGA
- the ribH gene encoding 6,7-dimethyl-8-ribityllumazine synthase: MSRAGAPQAPKLDAGGLRVLIIAASWHEKVMDGLLGGALRAARDAGIDSPTVLRVPGSFELPVAAARLAPDYDAVVALGVVIRGGTPHFDYVCQAATLGLTEVSVRTGVPIGFGVLTCDDESQALDRAGLPAAGEFAGSKEDKGFEATSAALQTALLLR; this comes from the coding sequence ATGAGCCGGGCCGGAGCTCCGCAGGCGCCGAAACTGGACGCCGGCGGATTGCGGGTGCTGATCATCGCGGCATCGTGGCACGAAAAGGTGATGGACGGGCTGCTCGGTGGTGCCTTGCGCGCGGCCCGGGACGCCGGGATCGATTCGCCCACGGTGCTGCGGGTTCCGGGATCGTTCGAACTCCCGGTGGCGGCGGCCCGGCTGGCTCCCGACTACGACGCTGTGGTGGCACTGGGCGTGGTGATCCGCGGCGGCACGCCGCATTTCGATTATGTCTGCCAGGCGGCGACGCTGGGGCTGACCGAGGTTTCGGTGCGCACCGGTGTACCGATCGGCTTCGGCGTGCTCACCTGCGACGACGAATCGCAGGCGCTCGACCGGGCGGGGCTGCCCGCGGCTGGCGAATTCGCCGGTTCGAAAGAGGACAAGGGCTTCGAGGCGACGTCCGCGGCCTTGCAAACGGCGCTGTTGCTGCGCTGA
- a CDS encoding phosphoribosyl-ATP diphosphatase yields the protein MKSFEDLFAELGEKAVQRPEGSKTVTELDSGVHGIGKKIVEEAAEVWMAAEYQSDRETAEEISQLLYHVQVLMIAKGLSLQDVYEHL from the coding sequence GTGAAATCATTCGAAGACCTCTTCGCCGAACTGGGCGAAAAGGCAGTGCAGCGCCCGGAAGGGTCCAAAACGGTCACCGAACTGGACTCCGGCGTGCACGGGATCGGCAAGAAAATCGTCGAAGAGGCCGCTGAAGTTTGGATGGCCGCCGAGTACCAGAGCGACCGCGAAACCGCAGAGGAAATCTCGCAGCTGCTCTACCACGTGCAGGTTCTGATGATCGCCAAAGGCCTGTCCCTGCAGGATGTCTACGAGCATCTATAG
- the hisG gene encoding ATP phosphoribosyltransferase has product MLRVAVPNKGSLSESAAAMLSEAGYRQRRDNRELVLVDAENEIEFFYLRPRDIAVYVGSGTLDVGITGRDLLLDAAVDADELLTLGFAGSTFHFAGPVGDFTEISQLAGKRLATSYDGLLRNYLAERGIEAKVVRLDGAVESSVRLGVADAIADVVETGSTMRAAGMEIFGEPILRSEAVLIGRSGEAPAGLDVLLRRLQGVLVARQYVMMDYDIRKDLVEQASALTPGLESPTVSPLRDSEWVAVRSMVPKKDTNRVMDELYGIGARAIVVFSIHAARI; this is encoded by the coding sequence ATGCTCCGTGTAGCTGTCCCGAATAAGGGATCCCTGTCCGAATCCGCAGCCGCGATGCTCTCCGAGGCCGGTTACCGGCAACGCCGCGACAACCGGGAACTCGTTCTGGTCGATGCCGAGAACGAGATCGAATTCTTCTACCTCCGCCCGCGCGACATCGCGGTCTATGTCGGGTCCGGAACCCTCGACGTCGGAATCACCGGCCGGGACCTGCTGCTGGACGCCGCGGTCGACGCCGATGAGTTGCTGACCCTGGGGTTTGCCGGATCGACCTTCCACTTCGCCGGGCCGGTGGGCGATTTCACCGAGATCTCCCAATTGGCCGGAAAACGGCTCGCCACCAGCTACGACGGACTGCTCCGGAACTACTTGGCGGAGCGCGGGATCGAAGCGAAAGTGGTCCGGCTGGACGGCGCGGTGGAATCTTCGGTCCGTTTGGGCGTCGCCGATGCGATCGCCGACGTCGTGGAGACCGGCAGCACCATGCGGGCCGCCGGGATGGAGATCTTCGGCGAACCGATCCTGCGATCGGAGGCGGTGCTGATCGGTCGTTCCGGCGAAGCGCCGGCCGGGCTGGATGTGCTTTTGCGGCGTTTGCAGGGGGTTCTGGTCGCCAGGCAGTACGTGATGATGGATTACGACATCCGCAAGGACCTGGTGGAACAGGCCAGCGCGCTCACGCCAGGCCTGGAATCCCCGACGGTTTCGCCGTTGCGGGACTCGGAATGGGTCGCGGTCCGATCGATGGTGCCCAAGAAAGACACCAACCGGGTGATGGACGAGCTCTACGGCATCGGCGCCCGGGCGATCGTGGTGTTCTCGATCCACGCGGCCCGGATCTGA
- the hisF gene encoding imidazole glycerol phosphate synthase subunit HisF encodes MSLAIRVIPCLDVDAGRVVKGVNFAELRDAGDPVELARRYDGAGADELTFLDVTASSGNRETTFDMVARAAEELFIPLTVGGGVRGVRDVDRLLRAGADKASINSAAVLKPEVIDEITRHFGSQVLVLSLDARRVPDGSTPSGFEVTTHGGRRGTGMDAIAWAKEAADRGVGEILLNSIDADGTKAGFDVPMIQAVRAAVSVPLIASGGAGQPEDFPAAVLAGADAVLAASIFHFGPVDAIAQVKAAIRAAGFPVR; translated from the coding sequence ATGAGCCTCGCGATCAGAGTCATCCCGTGTCTGGACGTCGACGCCGGGCGGGTGGTGAAGGGCGTGAACTTCGCCGAGCTGCGCGATGCCGGCGATCCGGTCGAGTTGGCCCGGCGGTACGACGGTGCCGGCGCCGATGAACTGACTTTCCTGGATGTCACAGCCTCTTCCGGCAACCGGGAAACCACTTTCGACATGGTGGCCCGCGCTGCCGAGGAATTGTTCATCCCGCTGACCGTCGGCGGTGGCGTGCGCGGAGTGCGCGACGTCGACCGACTGCTGCGGGCCGGCGCCGACAAGGCGTCGATCAACTCCGCTGCAGTGCTCAAGCCCGAGGTGATCGACGAGATCACCCGGCATTTCGGCTCGCAGGTCCTGGTGCTTTCGCTCGACGCGCGCCGGGTGCCGGACGGATCGACGCCGTCGGGCTTCGAAGTCACCACGCATGGCGGGCGGCGCGGTACCGGGATGGACGCGATCGCCTGGGCCAAAGAAGCCGCTGACCGCGGGGTCGGTGAAATCCTGCTGAACTCGATCGACGCGGACGGCACCAAAGCCGGCTTCGACGTGCCCATGATCCAGGCGGTCCGGGCCGCGGTTTCCGTCCCGTTGATCGCTTCGGGCGGGGCCGGCCAGCCCGAAGACTTCCCGGCCGCAGTGCTCGCCGGGGCCGATGCGGTATTGGCCGCGAGCATCTTCCACTTCGGCCCGGTCGATGCGATCGCCCAGGTCAAGGCCGCAATCCGGGCTGCCGGGTTCCCGGTCCGCTGA
- a CDS encoding metallophosphoesterase family protein, whose product MPGPTFPSRSPLSRRNAMVASIAALAGAGAAVAAAAPANASPSRTASVSGSASTDPGPVLSSFNVISDIQGDLGDFGRALDDMSSTNPRSTGLVVNGDITPRGYDFEYAAVRKTLDEHPHAGQVHWGIGNHEFYVPKYKDPNTLNQAAWPNGTTEASLFNSFYKFTGRDQVYTEISLGGVPGLILGTEKYMKYHDASKWDEVWLSDAQLAWLRERLAFWAARGKPVMVFSHHPLPDTVSGTRNKLYSADYLQADRLLGILGPYPNVFLFSSHTHWALTLADWEVRRTVPGSGNLLGFQVFNTGAIETLYTDNGTGGERALDRLENTGLQVSVYPDQVRISARDFRRKQWLKEAWIPLV is encoded by the coding sequence ATGCCAGGACCGACCTTCCCGAGCCGCTCCCCGCTATCCCGCCGGAACGCGATGGTTGCTTCCATCGCCGCGCTTGCCGGTGCCGGGGCCGCAGTCGCCGCCGCGGCTCCAGCCAACGCCAGCCCAAGCCGCACCGCTTCCGTCTCCGGGTCCGCGAGCACCGATCCCGGCCCGGTACTGAGCAGCTTCAATGTGATCAGCGACATCCAAGGCGACCTCGGCGACTTCGGCCGCGCGCTGGATGACATGTCCAGCACCAATCCGCGCAGCACCGGCCTGGTGGTCAACGGCGACATCACGCCTCGCGGCTACGATTTCGAGTACGCTGCGGTCCGCAAGACCCTCGACGAACACCCGCACGCCGGGCAGGTGCATTGGGGCATCGGCAACCACGAGTTCTATGTCCCCAAATACAAAGACCCGAACACGCTCAACCAAGCCGCTTGGCCCAACGGCACCACTGAAGCGTCGCTGTTCAATAGCTTCTACAAGTTCACCGGACGCGACCAGGTCTACACCGAAATCTCGCTCGGCGGCGTTCCCGGGCTGATCCTGGGCACCGAGAAGTACATGAAGTACCACGACGCAAGCAAATGGGACGAAGTCTGGCTGAGCGATGCGCAGTTGGCTTGGCTGCGGGAGCGCTTGGCTTTCTGGGCCGCCCGCGGCAAGCCGGTCATGGTGTTCAGCCACCACCCGTTGCCGGACACCGTCTCCGGAACCAGGAACAAGCTCTACTCGGCGGACTACCTGCAGGCGGATCGGCTATTGGGCATTCTGGGCCCGTACCCGAATGTCTTCCTGTTCAGTTCGCACACCCACTGGGCACTCACCCTGGCCGATTGGGAAGTCCGGCGCACGGTGCCCGGCAGCGGCAATCTGCTCGGTTTCCAGGTGTTCAATACGGGCGCCATCGAAACCCTCTACACGGACAACGGCACCGGCGGGGAAAGGGCCTTGGACCGGCTGGAGAACACCGGTTTGCAAGTTTCCGTTTACCCGGACCAGGTCAGGATCTCGGCCCGGGACTTCCGGCGCAAACAATGGCTCAAAGAAGCCTGGATCCCCCTGGTCTAG
- a CDS encoding TIGR03085 family metal-binding protein, with translation MHFVDPSREVLAETLLAAGPDAATLCTGWRTQELAAHLFLRERNAGVGLGLILRAFARASDASTRKLAAKSSTADAYARLVEQFRSGPPALSPMRIKAVDESSNLIEYFVHTEDVRRATDRWAPRALDEEYSDALWSELVKRAAILYRGVDLGIVLVQPSGPRHVAKRAPVSVAIVGEPGELLMHAHGRTEHALVTFEGQPDAVALLQTAEVGL, from the coding sequence ATGCATTTTGTAGATCCTTCCCGCGAAGTCCTGGCCGAAACGCTGCTCGCAGCCGGCCCGGACGCCGCTACCCTGTGCACCGGCTGGCGCACCCAAGAACTGGCCGCACACCTGTTCCTGCGGGAGCGGAATGCCGGCGTCGGGCTCGGCTTGATCCTGCGGGCCTTTGCCCGCGCTTCTGACGCATCGACCCGGAAATTGGCCGCGAAATCCTCCACTGCCGATGCCTACGCACGGCTGGTGGAACAGTTCCGCTCCGGTCCTCCGGCGCTGTCCCCGATGCGGATCAAAGCGGTCGACGAAAGCTCGAACCTGATCGAATACTTCGTGCACACCGAGGACGTCCGACGCGCCACGGACCGTTGGGCTCCCCGGGCGCTCGACGAAGAATATTCGGACGCCCTGTGGTCCGAGCTGGTCAAACGTGCGGCGATCCTCTACCGGGGCGTGGACCTGGGCATTGTCCTGGTGCAGCCCTCCGGGCCACGGCACGTGGCCAAACGTGCTCCGGTCTCCGTGGCGATCGTCGGCGAGCCGGGCGAGCTGCTGATGCACGCGCACGGTCGCACGGAACACGCCCTGGTGACCTTTGAAGGGCAACCGGACGCCGTCGCACTTCTGCAGACCGCCGAGGTGGGCCTCTGA
- the hisI gene encoding phosphoribosyl-AMP cyclohydrolase codes for MPAEISSDNEQLPVKIAERLKRDPAGLVAAVVQQFDSKEVLMLGWMNDEALQRTLSTGRVTFFSRSRQEFWRKGDTSGHIQLVKSVALDCDGDALLITVDQHGPACHTGTRSCFDGRSLPAVVLTAEDQSENPSR; via the coding sequence ATGCCCGCAGAAATCAGCTCCGACAATGAACAGCTTCCGGTGAAAATCGCCGAACGGCTCAAACGCGACCCGGCAGGTCTGGTCGCCGCCGTGGTCCAGCAATTCGACAGCAAAGAAGTGCTGATGCTCGGCTGGATGAACGATGAAGCATTGCAGCGCACACTCAGCACCGGCCGGGTCACTTTCTTCTCCCGGTCCCGGCAGGAATTCTGGCGCAAGGGCGACACCTCAGGCCACATCCAACTGGTCAAGTCGGTGGCCTTGGACTGCGACGGCGATGCGCTGCTGATCACCGTCGACCAGCACGGGCCGGCCTGCCACACCGGCACCCGAAGTTGCTTCGACGGCCGGTCCTTGCCTGCCGTGGTGCTGACCGCGGAAGACCAGTCTGAAAACCCGAGCCGATGA
- a CDS encoding anthranilate synthase component I: MSTKETPTMPAAARPSQARLGQISPSLEEFRVLARNHRVIPVTLRVLADSHTPIGLYRALADGAPGTFLMESAAPGGVWSQHSFIGVRSRATLTTADGQAHWIGEPPVGVPLDGNPVQALARTVELLQTERFAGLPPFTSGMVGFLGWESVRHWEKLPHPPVDDLGLPELAMNLVSDMAVHDNTDGSVLLIANAINFDGSDERVDEAWQDAVQRLDEMLSAMGAPLRQPVSTVAAAGDPVDDEAGFRAAVQERWDEAEYLGAIKLGKAAIVDGEVFQVVISRRFEMANAATPLDVYRMLRASNPSPYMYLYSFVDAQGNDYAIVGSSPEALVTVTGDEVITHPIAGSRPRGKTVEADQALAEDLLADEKERAEHLMLVDLARNDISKVCLPGSVDVTQFMEVERFSHIMHLVSTVVGTLSPEKTAYDTLAATFPAGTLSGAPKPRAMRLLDELEPHRRGLYGGVVGYLDFAGNMDTAITIRTALLRDGVAYVQAGGGIVADSQDAAEALETVNKAAAPLRAVYSAQRLQVFEASAANAGETKGSSDD, translated from the coding sequence ATGAGCACGAAGGAAACCCCCACCATGCCGGCAGCCGCCCGCCCAAGCCAGGCCCGCCTGGGCCAGATCAGCCCGAGCCTCGAAGAATTCCGGGTGCTCGCCCGGAACCACCGGGTGATCCCGGTGACGCTGCGGGTGCTCGCCGATTCGCACACGCCGATTGGCTTGTACCGGGCTTTGGCCGACGGGGCGCCGGGCACTTTCCTGATGGAATCCGCGGCTCCCGGCGGAGTCTGGTCGCAGCACTCGTTCATCGGGGTCCGTTCCCGGGCCACGTTGACCACCGCCGACGGCCAGGCCCATTGGATCGGCGAGCCGCCGGTCGGCGTGCCGCTGGACGGCAATCCGGTGCAGGCACTCGCGCGGACCGTCGAACTGCTGCAGACCGAACGGTTCGCCGGCCTGCCGCCATTCACTTCCGGGATGGTCGGCTTCCTGGGCTGGGAGTCGGTGCGGCACTGGGAGAAGCTGCCCCATCCGCCGGTGGACGACTTGGGCCTGCCGGAGTTGGCGATGAACCTGGTCAGCGATATGGCGGTGCATGACAACACCGACGGTTCGGTGCTGTTGATCGCGAATGCGATCAATTTCGACGGCAGCGACGAGCGGGTCGACGAAGCCTGGCAGGACGCGGTGCAGCGCTTGGACGAGATGCTTTCCGCGATGGGCGCGCCGCTGCGCCAGCCGGTCAGCACCGTGGCCGCTGCCGGAGACCCGGTCGACGACGAGGCAGGCTTCCGGGCCGCGGTCCAGGAACGCTGGGACGAGGCCGAGTACCTCGGCGCGATCAAACTGGGCAAAGCAGCGATCGTGGACGGCGAAGTTTTCCAGGTGGTGATTTCCCGGCGCTTCGAAATGGCGAACGCGGCCACGCCGCTGGATGTCTACCGGATGCTGCGGGCCTCGAATCCCAGCCCCTACATGTACCTCTACAGCTTCGTCGATGCGCAGGGGAACGACTACGCGATCGTGGGATCTTCGCCGGAAGCCCTGGTCACGGTCACCGGGGACGAGGTGATCACCCATCCGATTGCCGGCTCGCGGCCGCGCGGGAAAACCGTGGAGGCGGATCAGGCGCTCGCCGAGGACTTGCTCGCGGACGAAAAGGAACGGGCCGAGCACCTGATGCTGGTGGATTTGGCCCGCAACGACATCTCCAAGGTCTGCCTGCCCGGCAGCGTGGACGTCACCCAGTTCATGGAGGTGGAACGGTTCAGCCACATCATGCATCTGGTCTCCACCGTAGTCGGCACGCTGTCTCCGGAGAAGACCGCCTACGACACGCTGGCCGCGACCTTCCCGGCCGGCACGCTCTCCGGTGCGCCGAAGCCGCGGGCCATGCGGCTCCTGGACGAATTGGAACCGCACCGGCGCGGACTCTACGGCGGAGTGGTCGGGTACCTGGATTTCGCCGGCAATATGGATACCGCGATCACCATCCGCACCGCATTGCTCCGCGACGGCGTAGCCTATGTACAGGCCGGCGGCGGCATCGTCGCGGATTCCCAGGACGCGGCTGAAGCCTTGGAAACCGTGAACAAAGCGGCAGCGCCGCTGCGCGCAGTGTATTCGGCGCAGCGGCTGCAGGTGTTCGAGGCGTCCGCCGCGAACGCCGGCGAAACGAAGGGTTCTTCCGATGACTGA
- a CDS encoding Trp biosynthesis-associated membrane protein, whose product MTDPEGVKPAEAADGDSMPAEAAPEHHSATAPLAWYRRKSILVLAALLFAAVAFGASTQTWLHVSANQGAIRADNIAIPGSKAATAVTALTLVSAAGALALSISGRLGRIIAGSIVFLAGIGVAATAIAVLADPKGSANGPLGAQIGVTGIPIEASTTPLVWVALVAGVLLSFTAIAVLVWGRNWAGSKKYSYRRAAEAQPEGEPLDDIDSWDRLSRGDDPTNPQRA is encoded by the coding sequence ATGACTGATCCAGAAGGCGTCAAGCCCGCCGAGGCAGCGGACGGCGACAGCATGCCGGCCGAAGCCGCGCCGGAACACCACTCGGCTACGGCCCCGCTCGCCTGGTACCGGAGGAAATCGATCCTGGTGCTGGCCGCGTTGCTGTTCGCGGCTGTGGCTTTCGGCGCGAGCACGCAGACCTGGCTGCACGTTTCAGCGAACCAGGGCGCGATCCGGGCCGACAACATCGCGATTCCGGGGTCCAAAGCAGCCACCGCGGTCACGGCCTTGACCCTGGTCTCGGCCGCGGGGGCACTGGCCCTGTCGATTTCCGGCCGGTTGGGCCGGATCATCGCGGGCAGCATCGTTTTCCTCGCCGGCATCGGGGTCGCAGCCACCGCGATCGCGGTCCTGGCGGATCCGAAAGGTTCGGCCAATGGCCCGCTCGGCGCGCAGATCGGCGTCACCGGAATCCCGATCGAGGCCAGCACCACGCCTTTGGTCTGGGTCGCCCTGGTGGCCGGTGTGCTGCTGAGCTTCACCGCGATCGCGGTGCTGGTCTGGGGACGCAATTGGGCCGGATCGAAAAAATACAGCTACCGACGGGCCGCCGAGGCGCAACCGGAGGGCGAGCCGCTGGACGACATCGACAGCTGGGACCGGCTCAGCCGGGGCGACGATCCGACCAATCCGCAGCGTGCCTGA
- a CDS encoding HGxxPAAW family protein — MSSKTTTTNASTATEPVQRAVVESHGSSPAAWTTVFVALAGALVCSIAFVFANTPLFIVGLVVMVIGGIIGIVMRKMGFGVGGSRVKQTSGH; from the coding sequence ATGAGCAGCAAGACCACCACGACCAACGCCTCCACCGCTACCGAGCCGGTGCAGCGTGCTGTGGTGGAGAGCCACGGCAGCAGCCCGGCAGCCTGGACCACGGTCTTCGTGGCGCTTGCCGGTGCTCTGGTCTGCTCGATCGCCTTCGTCTTCGCGAACACGCCGTTGTTCATCGTCGGCCTGGTGGTCATGGTGATCGGCGGGATCATCGGAATCGTGATGCGCAAGATGGGCTTCGGCGTCGGCGGATCCAGAGTCAAGCAGACGTCGGGCCACTGA